A genomic region of Candidatus Methylomirabilota bacterium contains the following coding sequences:
- a CDS encoding iron ABC transporter permease yields the protein MPAPPRAAAASLGGQPAARPHGTEWTIAAILVAAGLAAPVLVVLSSLLSPRGEIWRHLWRTQLAELLLNTLALLAGVAGGTLLVGTVLAWLVVHYRFPGRDLFEWALILPLAVPAYVIGFAFLGLFEFAGPVQTALRRLFGPGVRLPELRSWGGVVLMMTLVFYPYVYLLARAAFREQGSAAVETARSLGRSPTRAFLEVTLPLARPSLAAGVALAMMEALADFGTVATFGYRTLTEGVYRVWYGMFDRIAASQLAAVLLLFSAALLWLERASRGRRRFVQRPRHGPEAAPVTLRGVRALAAFAACGGVLGLAFALPVGQLVVWAAQAVRAGRVTPTFPALLANTLALASVAALAACAVAVTLAYALRLHPAPATRAASRLASLGYALPGAVIAVGVLIPLAALDRSLVPLLERLLGRPLGLLFTGSAVGLVYAYLVRFMAVSLQTVEASLTRIPPSLDDAARALGVSARGALRRVHLPLLRGGLATALVLVFVETMKEMPATLLLRPFGLNTLAIEVWEHTSEAMWQEAAVPALAIVVAGLGPVLLVMRWSRLPVSRGEDP from the coding sequence GTGCCCGCGCCCCCGCGCGCGGCGGCTGCCTCCCTCGGAGGGCAACCCGCCGCGCGGCCGCACGGAACGGAATGGACGATCGCCGCCATCCTCGTGGCGGCCGGGCTCGCCGCGCCCGTGCTCGTGGTGCTCTCCTCCCTCCTGTCCCCGCGGGGCGAGATCTGGCGCCATCTCTGGCGCACCCAGCTCGCCGAGCTCCTGCTCAACACGCTCGCGCTGCTCGCCGGCGTGGCCGGCGGCACGCTTCTCGTGGGGACCGTGCTCGCGTGGCTGGTGGTGCACTACCGCTTCCCCGGGCGCGACCTCTTCGAGTGGGCACTCATCCTTCCCCTCGCGGTGCCGGCCTACGTGATCGGCTTCGCGTTCCTCGGGCTCTTCGAGTTTGCGGGCCCCGTGCAAACGGCGCTGCGCCGGCTCTTCGGCCCCGGCGTCCGCCTTCCCGAGCTGCGCTCGTGGGGTGGCGTGGTGCTGATGATGACGCTGGTGTTCTACCCTTACGTCTACCTGCTCGCGCGGGCGGCCTTCCGCGAGCAGGGCTCCGCGGCGGTGGAGACCGCGCGCAGTCTCGGGCGTTCGCCCACGCGGGCCTTCCTCGAGGTCACGCTGCCCCTGGCCCGGCCGTCGCTGGCCGCCGGCGTCGCCCTCGCGATGATGGAGGCTCTCGCCGACTTCGGCACCGTGGCGACCTTCGGCTATCGGACGCTCACCGAGGGCGTGTACCGGGTCTGGTACGGGATGTTCGACCGCATCGCGGCGAGCCAGCTCGCCGCCGTGCTGCTGCTGTTCTCCGCCGCGCTTCTCTGGCTGGAGCGCGCCTCGCGCGGCCGCCGGCGCTTCGTGCAGCGCCCGCGCCACGGTCCGGAAGCGGCGCCGGTCACGCTGCGCGGCGTCCGGGCGCTCGCCGCGTTCGCTGCCTGCGGCGGCGTCCTCGGCCTGGCCTTCGCGCTGCCCGTGGGTCAGCTCGTGGTGTGGGCGGCGCAGGCCGTCCGGGCCGGGCGGGTGACGCCGACATTTCCGGCGCTGCTCGCCAACACGCTCGCCCTCGCGAGCGTGGCCGCCCTCGCCGCGTGCGCGGTGGCGGTGACGCTGGCTTACGCCCTGCGCTTGCATCCCGCGCCGGCCACGCGCGCGGCGAGCCGCCTTGCCTCCCTCGGCTACGCGCTGCCCGGTGCCGTCATCGCCGTGGGCGTGCTCATCCCACTCGCCGCGCTCGATCGGTCGCTCGTGCCCCTACTCGAGCGTCTGCTGGGGCGCCCGCTCGGTCTGCTCTTCACCGGCTCGGCCGTGGGTCTCGTGTACGCGTATCTCGTGCGCTTCATGGCGGTGTCGCTCCAGACGGTCGAGGCGAGCCTCACGCGCATCCCGCCGAGCCTCGACGATGCCGCGCGCGCCCTCGGGGTGAGCGCGCGCGGCGCGCTCCGGCGCGTGCACCTGCCGCTGCTGCGCGGCGGCCTCGCCACCGCGCTGGTACTGGTCTTCGTGGAGACCATGAAGGAGATGCCGGCCACCCTGCTGCTGCGCCCCTTCGGACTCAACACGCTTGCCATCGAGGTGTGGGAGCACACGTCGGAGGCCATGTGGCAGGAGGCGGCGGTGCCCGCGCTCGCCATCGTAGTCGCGGGGCTGGGGCCCGTGCTGCTGGTGATGCGCTGGAGCCGCCTGCCGGTCTCGCGAGGGGAGGATCCATGA
- the ligA gene encoding NAD-dependent DNA ligase LigA, with the protein MAREQDAAARVETLRREIRRHDELYHAQDRPEIADAEYDALKRELVALEEAHPELVTADSPTRTVGARRSEAFAPVEHRGAMLSLDNAMSVDDLREFEARLRRALPGASFQYVCEPKIDGLGVALLYGRGRFVRGATRGDGRVGEDVTHTLATLAQIPKRLHGPLASVAELEVRGEVYMPLAAFRKHNAALVEAGEEPFANPRNAAAGAVRQKDPAITASRPLAIFLYHVSEAAGARPGSHWDTLEALRANGFPVNPESKRCENLDAVIAYCAELEARRDGLDYEADGVVVKVDDLEQQRRLGATSHHPRWAIAVKFAARQATTRVLAIEVNVGKSGALTPGASLEPVQLAGVTVRAVSLHNEDEVRRKDVRVGDTVLIERAGDVIPYLVRVIEEKRPARTEPFRMPDHCPVCGGAAVRAEGESVWRCTNSACPAQLKERLFHFGSRRAMDIEHLGEGVIAQLVDSGRVTDFAGLYSLTVDELAALNRLAKKSASNLHDAIQKSKDRGLSRLLNALGIRMIGERAAQLLASRFGTMERLQAASAEEINDIHGIGPEIARAVRSFFDEPRNQETIHHLAEAGVLMREEGHTEGPRPLDGKTVVLTGSLRTLSRDQAKDLVLRLGGRVTGSVSKKTDYVVVGEEAGSKADAAKRLKVPTLDEQGFLALVGRA; encoded by the coding sequence ATGGCTCGAGAGCAGGACGCCGCCGCCCGTGTCGAGACGCTTCGCCGTGAGATACGGCGGCACGACGAGCTCTATCACGCCCAGGACCGCCCGGAGATCGCGGACGCCGAGTACGACGCGCTGAAGCGCGAGCTCGTCGCCCTCGAGGAGGCGCACCCCGAGCTCGTCACCGCCGACAGCCCCACCCGCACGGTGGGCGCGCGCCGCAGCGAGGCCTTCGCTCCCGTCGAGCACCGAGGCGCCATGCTGTCGCTCGACAACGCCATGAGCGTGGACGACCTCCGCGAGTTCGAGGCGCGCCTGCGCCGCGCCCTGCCCGGCGCGAGCTTCCAGTACGTGTGCGAGCCCAAGATCGACGGCCTCGGCGTGGCGCTCCTCTACGGGCGCGGCCGATTCGTGCGCGGGGCCACCCGGGGCGATGGCCGCGTCGGCGAGGACGTCACCCATACCCTCGCCACGCTCGCCCAGATTCCCAAGCGGCTGCATGGGCCGCTAGCCAGCGTCGCCGAGCTGGAGGTCCGCGGCGAGGTGTACATGCCGCTCGCCGCATTCCGGAAGCACAACGCGGCGCTGGTGGAGGCGGGCGAGGAGCCCTTCGCCAATCCCCGCAACGCCGCCGCGGGCGCGGTGCGCCAGAAGGACCCCGCGATCACCGCGTCCCGGCCGCTGGCCATCTTCCTCTATCACGTGAGCGAGGCCGCGGGCGCGCGGCCCGGCTCGCACTGGGACACCCTGGAGGCCCTGCGCGCGAACGGCTTCCCGGTGAATCCGGAGTCGAAGCGGTGCGAGAACCTCGACGCGGTCATCGCCTACTGCGCCGAGCTCGAGGCGCGCCGCGACGGGCTCGACTACGAGGCCGACGGCGTGGTCGTGAAGGTCGACGACCTCGAGCAGCAGCGGCGGCTCGGCGCCACCTCCCATCATCCCCGCTGGGCCATCGCGGTGAAGTTCGCCGCCCGCCAGGCCACCACCCGCGTGCTCGCCATCGAGGTCAACGTGGGGAAGTCCGGCGCGCTCACCCCGGGCGCGTCCCTCGAGCCGGTGCAGCTCGCGGGCGTGACCGTGCGCGCGGTGAGCCTGCACAACGAGGACGAGGTGCGGCGCAAGGACGTGCGCGTGGGCGACACCGTGCTCATCGAGCGCGCGGGCGACGTTATCCCCTATCTCGTGCGGGTGATCGAGGAGAAGCGGCCGGCCCGCACCGAGCCGTTCCGGATGCCCGACCACTGCCCGGTGTGCGGCGGCGCTGCCGTGCGCGCGGAGGGCGAGTCGGTGTGGCGCTGCACCAACAGCGCCTGCCCCGCCCAGCTCAAGGAGCGGCTCTTCCACTTCGGCTCGCGGCGCGCCATGGACATCGAGCACCTCGGGGAGGGGGTGATCGCCCAGCTCGTCGACAGCGGCCGTGTCACCGACTTCGCCGGCCTCTATTCCCTCACCGTCGACGAGCTGGCCGCGCTCAATCGCCTGGCGAAGAAGTCGGCCTCCAATCTCCACGACGCGATCCAGAAGTCGAAGGACCGCGGCCTCTCGCGCCTCCTCAACGCCCTCGGGATCCGGATGATCGGCGAGCGGGCGGCGCAGCTCCTCGCCTCGCGCTTCGGCACCATGGAGCGCTTGCAGGCCGCCAGCGCGGAGGAGATCAACGACATCCATGGTATCGGCCCGGAGATCGCCCGCGCCGTGCGCTCGTTCTTCGACGAGCCCCGAAACCAGGAGACGATCCATCACCTGGCCGAGGCAGGTGTGCTGATGCGGGAGGAGGGGCACACCGAGGGCCCGCGTCCGCTGGACGGGAAGACGGTGGTGCTCACTGGCAGCCTCCGCACCCTCAGCCGCGATCAGGCCAAGGATCTCGTGCTCCGTCTGGGCGGGCGCGTCACCGGCTCCGTCTCCAAGAAGACCGACTACGTGGTGGTGGGCGAGGAGGCGGGCTCGAAGGCTGACGCCGCCAAGCGCCTCAAGGTGCCCACGCTGGACGAGCAAGGGTTCCTCGCCCTGGTGGGGCGCGCGTGA
- a CDS encoding tetratricopeptide repeat protein, with protein MRLAAALAVVLVAGAAWAQTPAPPPASRDQALADLTQADVEARRRAAAALGEVGRMEDVPALVQALRDGDGIVRALAENSLWGVWSHSGDPEIDALFELGVEQMNLRQGPAAIAIFTRIIEKKPEFAEGWNKRATVYFLMGEYEQSLHDCDEVMKRNPSHFGALAGYGQIYLRLGLPERALPYFQRALAVNPNMEGVAQMVEEIKALLAEKRRESV; from the coding sequence ATGCGTCTCGCCGCGGCGCTCGCCGTTGTTCTCGTCGCCGGCGCCGCGTGGGCGCAGACGCCGGCCCCGCCCCCGGCCAGCCGCGACCAGGCCCTGGCCGACCTCACGCAAGCCGACGTCGAGGCGCGCCGGCGCGCCGCGGCGGCGCTGGGGGAGGTCGGGCGCATGGAAGACGTGCCGGCCCTCGTGCAGGCGCTTCGCGACGGCGACGGGATCGTGCGCGCCCTCGCCGAGAACTCGCTCTGGGGCGTATGGAGCCACTCGGGCGATCCCGAGATCGACGCCCTGTTCGAGCTCGGCGTGGAGCAGATGAACCTGCGTCAGGGGCCCGCCGCCATCGCTATCTTCACCCGGATCATCGAGAAGAAGCCCGAGTTCGCCGAGGGCTGGAACAAGCGGGCGACCGTCTACTTCCTGATGGGCGAGTACGAGCAGTCGCTCCACGACTGTGACGAGGTGATGAAGCGCAATCCCTCCCACTTCGGCGCCCTCGCCGGCTACGGCCAGATCTATCTGCGCCTCGGTCTGCCGGAGCGGGCGCTCCCCTACTTCCAGCGGGCCCTCGCGGTGAATCCCAACATGGAGGGCGTGGCGCAGATGGTCGAGGAGATCAAGGCGCTCCTCGCCGAGAAGCGACGGGAGAGCGTCTAG
- the thrC gene encoding threonine synthase: MGRPARVACPRCGEPGDLAAPPAVCARCGTVMEIEIDLGFARPGLAERIRRRPRGLWRWHEFLPVDASRGITLGEGDTPLLHAPRLARELGLERLHVKNDTVLPTGSLKDRSVTVALTHARTLGAGTVGVASSGNHAASVAAYAAAAGVPAVVMVPAATSPAKVLQARAHGATLLAVRAGFDATFALFKEALKAFGWYSCLSTNPWRNEGKKSYAFETWEDLRGETPDWMLHPIGGGLGVTACWKGWRELVELGWASRVPRMVAAQPTAADPITRAFEAGADHVAPIAAADTVAQAIAVGAPSLGWRCLDAVRRSSGAAASATDAELLEAQALLARTAGIYCEPSAAASVAVARRLRRDGRIKATDLVVCVVTGHGLKQPGPVEPAPMHTVDPTLAAVEAALSKGDPTWR, from the coding sequence GTGGGCCGGCCCGCGCGCGTCGCCTGCCCGCGTTGCGGCGAGCCCGGCGACCTCGCCGCGCCGCCCGCGGTGTGCGCGCGCTGCGGGACCGTGATGGAGATCGAGATCGATCTCGGCTTCGCCCGGCCGGGCCTCGCCGAGCGCATCCGCCGGCGGCCGCGCGGGCTCTGGCGCTGGCACGAGTTCCTCCCCGTCGACGCGAGCCGTGGAATCACGCTTGGTGAAGGCGACACCCCGCTGCTCCACGCGCCCCGCCTTGCCCGCGAGCTCGGCCTCGAGCGGCTGCACGTGAAGAACGACACCGTGCTCCCCACCGGCTCGCTCAAGGACCGGTCGGTGACGGTGGCCCTCACGCATGCCCGCACCCTGGGCGCCGGCACGGTGGGCGTGGCCTCGAGCGGCAATCACGCGGCCTCGGTGGCCGCCTACGCCGCCGCCGCCGGCGTGCCCGCCGTCGTGATGGTTCCCGCCGCGACCTCGCCGGCCAAGGTGCTGCAGGCGCGCGCCCACGGCGCGACCCTGCTCGCGGTGCGCGCGGGCTTCGACGCGACCTTCGCCCTCTTCAAGGAAGCGCTCAAGGCCTTTGGCTGGTACTCGTGCCTCTCCACCAATCCGTGGCGAAACGAGGGGAAGAAGAGCTACGCCTTCGAGACCTGGGAGGATCTTCGCGGCGAGACGCCGGACTGGATGCTTCACCCCATCGGGGGCGGGCTCGGCGTGACCGCGTGCTGGAAGGGGTGGCGCGAGCTGGTCGAGCTCGGCTGGGCCTCCCGCGTGCCGAGAATGGTGGCCGCCCAGCCCACTGCCGCCGATCCCATCACGCGCGCGTTCGAGGCGGGCGCCGACCACGTGGCGCCGATCGCCGCCGCCGACACCGTGGCCCAGGCCATCGCGGTGGGCGCCCCCAGCCTCGGCTGGCGCTGCCTCGACGCCGTGCGCCGCAGCAGCGGCGCCGCCGCGAGCGCCACCGACGCCGAGCTCCTCGAGGCGCAGGCCCTGCTCGCCCGCACCGCCGGCATCTACTGCGAGCCGTCCGCGGCGGCCTCCGTCGCGGTGGCGCGTCGCCTGCGCCGGGATGGCCGCATCAAGGCCACCGACCTCGTGGTCTGCGTGGTCACTGGCCACGGCCTCAAGCAGCCGGGCCCCGTCGAGCCGGCCCCGATGCACACCGTGGACCCCACTCTCGCCGCCGTGGAGGCGGCCCTCAGCAAAGGAGACCCGACGTGGCGCTGA
- a CDS encoding RraA family protein: protein MALTTQQIDALKKITSPSVANAIETFNVRPREQGNLSSDIKALFPEMGPMVGYACTAIIRAESGPIEGHRASLFGWWDFIQTIPAPRVIVVHDLDDPRGQGAQWGEVQANIHRALGCVGVVTDGSVRDLDEVRALNFQFCAAHVSVSHANVHMVDFGIPIKVGGVWIKPGDLVHGDQHGVVTIPQEIAPGIPDAIAKVEANEKRIISVCQSRDFTAERLKALYKEIRPGTY, encoded by the coding sequence GTGGCGCTGACCACCCAGCAGATCGACGCCCTCAAGAAGATCACCAGCCCCAGCGTGGCCAATGCCATCGAGACGTTCAATGTCCGGCCGCGCGAGCAGGGCAATCTCTCCTCGGACATCAAGGCCCTTTTCCCGGAGATGGGGCCGATGGTGGGCTATGCCTGCACCGCCATCATCCGCGCCGAGTCCGGGCCCATCGAGGGGCATCGGGCCAGCCTCTTCGGCTGGTGGGACTTCATCCAGACGATCCCCGCGCCGCGCGTGATCGTGGTGCACGACCTCGACGACCCGCGAGGCCAGGGCGCGCAGTGGGGCGAGGTGCAGGCCAACATCCACCGCGCGCTGGGCTGCGTCGGCGTGGTGACGGACGGGTCCGTGCGCGACCTCGACGAGGTCCGCGCGCTCAATTTCCAGTTCTGCGCGGCTCACGTGTCGGTGTCGCACGCCAACGTGCACATGGTGGACTTCGGCATCCCCATCAAGGTCGGCGGCGTCTGGATCAAGCCGGGCGACCTCGTGCACGGCGACCAGCACGGCGTGGTGACGATCCCCCAGGAAATCGCGCCTGGCATCCCCGACGCCATTGCCAAGGTCGAGGCCAACGAGAAGCGCATCATCTCCGTGTGCCAGAGCCGGGACTTCACCGCGGAAAGGCTCAAGGCGCTCTACAAGGAGATCCGCCCCGGTACGTATTGA
- a CDS encoding endonuclease/exonuclease/phosphatase family protein, with protein MRLVGWNIRAGGGIRASALAAQLGRWAPDVVALCEFRATPPSAALALALAGQGLTHQATTADPRRPGVNALLIASRWPLRRLAARAWPCERGRWLLAEVGAPRPFTVGAMHVPNRDTGRKWPFLDAVLRTATRWADGPAVLIGDTNSGRPGVDEAPTCKVGFNAREGGWIEGLEGAGWRDGFRHLRGDERAYTWYSPNARNGFRLDQAFVNAELLPALGDVRYEWGRRRPGRRPSFALSDHAALLLDFHAGAPLQ; from the coding sequence ATGCGGCTGGTTGGCTGGAACATCCGGGCGGGCGGCGGGATCCGCGCTTCGGCGCTCGCCGCCCAGCTGGGCCGCTGGGCGCCTGACGTCGTGGCGCTCTGCGAGTTCCGCGCAACGCCGCCCAGCGCCGCTCTGGCCCTCGCCCTCGCCGGGCAGGGGCTCACGCATCAGGCGACCACCGCCGACCCGCGCCGGCCCGGCGTGAACGCCCTCCTCATCGCCTCGCGCTGGCCCCTTCGCCGCCTCGCCGCGCGCGCCTGGCCGTGCGAGCGGGGCCGCTGGCTCCTCGCCGAGGTGGGGGCGCCGCGCCCCTTCACGGTGGGCGCGATGCACGTGCCCAATCGCGACACCGGCCGCAAGTGGCCGTTCCTCGACGCGGTGCTGCGCACCGCCACGCGCTGGGCCGACGGTCCCGCCGTGCTGATCGGCGACACCAATTCCGGCCGCCCCGGCGTCGACGAGGCGCCGACCTGCAAGGTGGGCTTCAACGCGCGCGAGGGCGGATGGATCGAGGGCCTGGAGGGGGCGGGCTGGCGCGACGGCTTCCGCCATCTCCGCGGTGACGAGCGCGCCTACACCTGGTACTCGCCCAACGCGCGCAACGGCTTCCGCCTGGACCAGGCCTTCGTGAACGCCGAGCTCCTCCCCGCTCTCGGCGACGTCCGCTACGAGTGGGGCCGGCGGCGGCCGGGGCGGCGGCCGAGCTTCGCCCTGTCCGATCACGCCGCGCTGCTCCTCGACTTCCACGCGGGCGCGCCTCTACAATGA
- a CDS encoding GNAT family N-acetyltransferase → MIEIRLPRLADATACTELAALVIGPERAGTFVKSHFERHQVMVAEAGGEVIGFLAYRTDWFQCTYITLVVVREDYRRKGIAREFFRSVEAVSLSPRVFSSTEETNAPSIQMHTALGYAPSGYIDNLPQGVRELLFYKRVPPRGLA, encoded by the coding sequence ATGATCGAGATCCGCCTACCCCGCCTCGCCGACGCGACCGCGTGCACAGAGCTCGCCGCGCTCGTGATCGGCCCCGAGCGGGCGGGCACGTTCGTGAAGTCGCACTTCGAGCGGCATCAGGTGATGGTGGCGGAGGCGGGCGGCGAGGTCATCGGCTTCCTCGCCTACCGCACCGACTGGTTCCAATGCACCTACATCACCTTGGTGGTCGTGCGGGAGGACTACCGGCGCAAGGGCATCGCCCGCGAGTTCTTCCGCTCGGTGGAGGCGGTGTCCCTCTCCCCGCGCGTGTTCTCCTCCACCGAGGAGACCAACGCCCCGTCCATCCAGATGCACACCGCGCTCGGCTACGCGCCGAGCGGCTACATCGACAACCTGCCCCAGGGCGTGCGCGAGCTCCTCTTCTACAAGCGCGTGCCGCCCCGCGGGCTGGCCTGA
- a CDS encoding ClbS/DfsB family four-helix bundle protein encodes MSDKRQLLTEAETEFQSLKRAVAGLDDAALREVWCGSWSVREILGHISGWHREMQPALERLARGEKPVPSGVSYSDVDAWNAKFAASVHGSNAEILGELDRSHADFMRTAATVPDERVVPDRTAYKLIDANSRHHYREHIEDILAWRKRRGI; translated from the coding sequence ATGTCGGACAAGCGTCAGCTCCTCACCGAGGCGGAGACGGAGTTCCAGTCCCTCAAGCGCGCGGTGGCCGGACTGGACGACGCGGCCCTCCGGGAGGTCTGGTGCGGGAGCTGGAGCGTGCGGGAGATCCTGGGGCACATCTCGGGCTGGCATCGCGAGATGCAACCCGCTCTCGAGCGGCTGGCGCGGGGCGAGAAGCCGGTCCCCTCGGGCGTGTCCTACAGCGACGTGGACGCCTGGAACGCGAAGTTCGCGGCGTCCGTTCACGGGAGCAACGCCGAGATCCTCGGCGAGCTCGACCGCTCCCACGCCGACTTCATGCGCACGGCGGCGACGGTGCCCGACGAGCGCGTGGTGCCCGACCGCACCGCCTACAAGCTCATCGACGCGAACAGCCGGCATCACTACCGAGAGCACATCGAGGACATCCTGGCCTGGCGCAAGCGCCGGGGGATCTGA
- the cimA gene encoding citramalate synthase, whose protein sequence is MTRLIKLYDTTLRDGTQGEGVSFSMEDKVRIAQRLDALGIHYIEGGWPGSNPKDLRFFKRVQGAVFKTARISAFGATRRPGVRPPEDPNLQALVEAGPPVVTIFGKSWDFHVTAALGTTLDENLAMIGDSIAYLHKHFEEVLYDAEHFFDGFKKNREYALATLRAAETAGAHCLVLCDTNGGCVPHEIIAILGEVKKALRPETPLGIHVHNDTECAVANTLAAVSAGVDHVQGTINGYGERCGNANLVSIIPNLMLKMGLESIPREHLRDLRDVSRFVSELANRKPWASQPYVGDSAFAHKGGIHVSAVLKHPDTYEHVDPEVVGNHRRVLVSELAGQSNILWKAREYGIDLDKNTPDARRILETLKRLEDEGFQFEGAEASFELLMERALGNHRPYFELQGFRVIVEEQGSGTEPVAEATVKLRVRGIEEHTAASGNGPVNALDHALRKALEDFYPNLRQMSLLDYKVRILDEAKATAAKTRVLITSGDGDETWGTVGVADNIIEASWQALVDSIEYKLRRDERRGQR, encoded by the coding sequence ATGACGCGGCTCATCAAGCTCTACGACACCACGCTGCGGGACGGCACCCAAGGGGAAGGCGTGTCCTTCTCCATGGAGGATAAGGTCCGCATCGCCCAGCGCCTCGACGCCTTGGGGATTCACTACATCGAGGGCGGCTGGCCGGGCTCGAACCCGAAGGACCTGCGCTTCTTCAAGCGGGTGCAGGGGGCGGTGTTCAAGACCGCGAGGATCTCCGCCTTCGGGGCCACCCGCCGGCCGGGGGTGCGGCCGCCGGAGGATCCAAACCTCCAGGCCCTCGTCGAGGCCGGCCCGCCGGTGGTGACGATCTTCGGGAAGTCCTGGGACTTCCACGTGACCGCGGCCCTGGGCACCACGCTCGACGAGAACCTCGCCATGATCGGCGACTCGATCGCGTACCTTCACAAGCACTTCGAGGAGGTGCTCTACGACGCCGAGCACTTCTTCGACGGCTTCAAGAAGAATCGCGAGTATGCCCTCGCCACCCTGCGCGCGGCGGAGACGGCGGGGGCCCACTGTCTCGTCCTGTGCGACACCAACGGCGGCTGCGTGCCCCACGAGATCATCGCGATCCTTGGGGAGGTGAAGAAGGCGCTCCGGCCGGAGACCCCGCTCGGCATTCACGTCCACAACGACACCGAGTGCGCGGTGGCCAACACGCTGGCCGCGGTGTCGGCGGGCGTGGACCACGTGCAGGGCACGATCAACGGCTACGGCGAGCGCTGCGGCAACGCGAACCTGGTCTCCATCATCCCGAACCTCATGCTGAAGATGGGGCTCGAGAGCATCCCGCGCGAGCACCTGCGCGATCTCCGCGACGTGTCTCGCTTCGTATCGGAGCTGGCCAATCGCAAGCCCTGGGCGTCCCAGCCCTACGTGGGCGACTCCGCCTTCGCCCACAAGGGAGGCATCCACGTCTCCGCCGTGCTCAAGCACCCCGACACCTACGAGCACGTCGATCCCGAAGTGGTGGGCAATCACCGCCGGGTGCTCGTGTCCGAGCTCGCCGGGCAGTCGAACATCCTCTGGAAGGCGCGCGAGTACGGGATCGACCTCGACAAGAACACCCCGGACGCCCGCCGCATCCTGGAGACGCTCAAGCGTCTCGAGGATGAGGGCTTCCAGTTCGAGGGCGCGGAGGCGTCGTTCGAGCTCCTGATGGAGCGCGCGCTCGGCAACCACCGGCCGTACTTCGAGCTCCAGGGGTTCCGGGTGATCGTGGAGGAGCAGGGCAGCGGCACCGAGCCGGTGGCGGAGGCCACCGTGAAGCTGCGTGTGCGGGGGATCGAGGAGCACACCGCGGCGTCCGGCAATGGGCCCGTCAACGCGCTGGACCACGCGCTCCGCAAGGCGCTAGAGGACTTCTACCCGAACCTCCGCCAGATGAGCCTGCTCGACTACAAGGTGCGCATCCTGGACGAGGCCAAGGCCACCGCGGCGAAGACCCGCGTGCTCATCACATCGGGCGATGGCGACGAGACGTGGGGCACGGTGGGGGTGGCCGACAACATCATCGAGGCGTCCTGGCAGGCCCTGGTGGACTCGATCGAGTACAAGCTCCGCCGCGACGAGCGGCGGGGGCAGCGCTGA